From a single Candidatus Neomarinimicrobiota bacterium genomic region:
- a CDS encoding thioredoxin family protein, whose product MINVKVLGGGCAKCQATYKLFNRIIAEKGMAAMLEKVEDIQEIMAHDVMSTPGVVINGIVVHQGSVPSSELVESWLVEP is encoded by the coding sequence ATGATAAATGTAAAGGTTTTAGGCGGGGGTTGTGCCAAATGCCAGGCAACTTATAAACTTTTCAATCGGATCATTGCGGAAAAAGGGATGGCTGCAATGCTTGAAAAAGTAGAAGACATCCAGGAGATCATGGCTCACGATGTAATGAGTACTCCTGGGGTTGTGATCAATGGAATAGTTGTGCACCAGGGAAGTGTTCCGTCCTCGGAGCTGGTTGAGTCCTGGCTTGTCGAGCCTTAG
- a CDS encoding MTH1187 family thiamine-binding protein — MNTILSFTLVPINSGLSLSKYIAACTDIICESGLKYELHANGSNIEGSWNDVLNIVKQCQKKVHAMGVDRIFTTIQLGTRTDRNQSMDEKRQSVESKRQSNKPE, encoded by the coding sequence ATGAACACAATATTGAGTTTTACCCTGGTGCCAATCAATAGTGGTTTATCTCTTTCAAAATATATCGCTGCCTGTACAGATATAATATGTGAATCTGGGTTAAAATATGAATTGCATGCCAATGGATCCAATATTGAAGGATCCTGGAATGATGTGTTAAATATCGTTAAGCAATGCCAAAAGAAAGTACATGCAATGGGAGTGGACAGAATATTTACAACCATTCAGCTTGGCACAAGGACTGATAGAAATCAAAGCATGGACGAAAAAAGACAAAGTGTCGAATCAAAACGTCAAAGCAACAAACCGGAATAA